A region of Mesorhizobium sp. AR02 DNA encodes the following proteins:
- the puuE gene encoding allantoinase PuuE: MRYIRDMRGYGANPPDPKWPGGAHVAVQFVVNYEEGGENCVLHGDKASEAFLSEIVGAAPWVGQRHWNMESIYEYGARAGFWRLLRLFTEAEVPITCYGVASALARSPDQVTAMQDAGWEIASHGLRWIDYRDHAPEDERRDLEAAIKLHYEVTGQRPTGWYTGRTSVNTVRLVAEEGGFDYVSDTYDDELPYWFEHSGGTQLVIPYTLDANDMRFATPQGFNSGDQFFAYLKDSFDTLYAEGKAGRPRMMNIGLHCRLVGRPGRVAALKRFVDYVRSHDKVWLARRIDIARHWQENHPYKPAALRPTKMEFETFVHTFGGVFEHSPWIAERAYELELGPAHDTAGGLHNALCRIFRAASETERLGVLNAHPDLAGKLAKARRLTAESTREQASAGLDALTDKERELFSKLNAAYVTTFGFPFIIAVKGKTKEEILAEFEARIGNSRGVEFETACKQVERIALLRLKDMLPQ, translated from the coding sequence ATGCGTTACATCAGAGACATGCGCGGCTACGGAGCCAACCCGCCGGATCCGAAATGGCCTGGCGGTGCGCATGTCGCCGTACAGTTCGTCGTCAACTATGAAGAGGGCGGCGAGAATTGCGTGCTGCACGGCGACAAGGCTTCGGAAGCCTTCCTGTCAGAGATCGTCGGCGCGGCACCCTGGGTCGGCCAGCGCCACTGGAACATGGAATCGATCTACGAATATGGCGCGCGGGCCGGCTTCTGGCGGTTGCTGCGCCTGTTCACCGAGGCCGAGGTGCCGATCACCTGCTACGGCGTCGCCTCAGCACTTGCGCGTTCGCCCGACCAGGTCACGGCCATGCAGGACGCCGGTTGGGAAATCGCCTCGCACGGGCTAAGATGGATCGATTACCGCGACCATGCGCCGGAAGATGAACGCCGTGACCTCGAAGCGGCGATCAAGCTGCATTACGAGGTGACCGGCCAGCGCCCGACCGGCTGGTATACGGGCCGCACGTCGGTCAACACGGTGCGGCTGGTGGCAGAAGAAGGCGGCTTCGACTACGTCTCCGACACCTATGACGACGAACTGCCCTACTGGTTCGAGCACAGTGGCGGCACGCAGCTCGTCATCCCCTATACGCTCGACGCCAACGACATGCGCTTCGCCACGCCGCAGGGCTTCAATTCGGGCGACCAGTTCTTCGCCTATCTCAAGGACAGTTTCGACACGCTCTATGCCGAGGGCAAGGCAGGGCGGCCGCGCATGATGAATATCGGCCTGCATTGCCGCCTCGTCGGGCGGCCGGGCCGGGTGGCGGCATTGAAGCGCTTCGTCGACTATGTCAGATCGCACGACAAGGTCTGGCTGGCGCGGCGCATCGACATCGCCAGGCACTGGCAGGAGAACCATCCCTACAAGCCGGCGGCGCTGCGCCCGACGAAAATGGAATTCGAGACCTTCGTTCACACTTTCGGCGGCGTGTTCGAACATTCGCCCTGGATCGCCGAGCGGGCCTACGAGCTGGAACTCGGTCCGGCGCATGACACGGCAGGTGGCCTGCACAATGCGCTTTGCCGCATCTTCCGTGCCGCCAGCGAGACCGAGCGGCTGGGCGTGCTCAACGCCCATCCCGACCTTGCCGGCAAGCTGGCCAAGGCCAGGCGGCTGACGGCGGAATCGACCCGGGAACAGGCCTCTGCCGGCCTCGACGCGCTGACCGACAAGGAACGTGAACTGTTCTCCAAGCTCAACGCGGCCTACGTCACCACCTTCGGCTTCCCCTTTATCATCGCGGTAAAGGGCAAGACCAAGGAGGAAATCCTTGCCGAATTCGAGGCGCGCATCGGCAACAGCCGCGGCGTCGAATTCGAGACCGCCTGCAAACAGGTCGAGCGCATCGCGCTGCTCCGCCTCAAAGACATGCTACCGCAATAG
- the uraH gene encoding hydroxyisourate hydrolase, producing the protein MAETSKADGGRLTTHVLDTATGKPAAGLSIALYHLEGDARTHLKTVVTNADGRCDAPLLAGAEFRTGEYELVFSAGDYLRGQGTKLPEPAFLDSVPIRFGMAEAVHYHVPLLISPYGYSTYRGS; encoded by the coding sequence ATGGCAGAAACGTCGAAAGCCGATGGCGGGCGCCTGACGACCCACGTGCTGGACACGGCGACCGGCAAGCCGGCGGCTGGATTGTCGATCGCGCTTTATCACCTTGAGGGCGACGCCCGGACACATCTGAAGACCGTTGTCACCAATGCCGACGGCCGCTGCGACGCACCACTGCTCGCCGGAGCGGAATTTCGCACCGGCGAATACGAGCTGGTGTTCTCGGCCGGCGATTATCTGCGCGGCCAGGGCACAAAGCTGCCCGAGCCGGCCTTCCTCGACAGCGTGCCGATCCGCTTCGGCATGGCGGAAGCGGTGCACTATCATGTACCATTGCTGATCTCGCCCTACGGCTATTCGACCTACAGGGGGAGTTGA
- the xdhB gene encoding xanthine dehydrogenase molybdopterin binding subunit, with protein MNKHATSNLKAEKIAGGVATDQRHDSAHKHVSGTAVYIDDMPEPAGTLHVGLGLSKVAHGTLKSVDLSAVRTASGVVDVLTYADVPGENDVSPSNMHDDPVLAEGTVQFFGQPIFAVIAETRDAARRAARLAKIEYDELPAILGIWPLDPIKDRLVTTPLTLRRGDAAAAIAAAPRRVKGRMKLGGQDHFYLEGQVSLALPGEDDEVTVYCSTQGPSETQHLVSHVLGVPSHAVTVEVRRMGGGFGGKETQANQCAAIAAIAAKKHKRAVKVRLDRDEDMTATGKRHDFAIDYEVGFDNEGNILGVDFMFALNAGFSADLSGPVGDRALFHCDNAYFYPNVHAKSAPLYTNTVSNTAFRGFGGPQGMIGAERVIDEVAFAVGKDPLDIRKRNFYDPMEAIGARCVTPYHQKVEDNIIQRIVAELEESANYARRRREIQAFNANSRFIKRGLALTPVKFGISFTKTESNQAGALVHVYADGSVHMNHGGTEMGQGLHLKVAQVVAEEFQIDLERVKITATTTAKVPNTAPTAASSGADLNGMAAQNAARQIRKRLTDFAAEKYQVPVDQVVFLPNRVRVGNQEVSFNDLVKQAYIARVQLSAAGFYKTPKIHWDRSKGQGHAFYYYAYGAACSEVSVDTLTGEYVVERADILHDCGRSLNTAIDIGQVEGGFIQGMGWLTTEELWWDDKGRLRTHAPSTYKIPLASDRPKIFNVALTDWSQAYEPTIHRSKAVGEPPLPHGMSVLHALSDAVASVADHKICPRLDAPATPERVLMAIERLKREAAKLG; from the coding sequence ATGAACAAGCACGCCACATCAAATCTCAAGGCCGAGAAGATCGCCGGCGGCGTCGCCACCGATCAGCGCCATGACTCGGCCCACAAGCATGTCAGCGGCACCGCCGTCTATATCGACGACATGCCGGAACCGGCCGGCACGCTGCATGTCGGGCTCGGTCTGTCGAAGGTGGCGCATGGCACCCTGAAGAGTGTCGACCTCTCGGCCGTGCGGACAGCCTCCGGCGTCGTCGATGTGCTGACCTATGCCGATGTGCCCGGCGAAAACGACGTCTCCCCCAGCAACATGCATGACGATCCGGTGCTCGCGGAAGGCACGGTGCAGTTCTTTGGCCAGCCGATCTTCGCGGTCATCGCTGAAACACGGGATGCAGCGCGGCGCGCGGCGCGCCTGGCCAAGATCGAATATGATGAGCTTCCCGCCATCCTCGGCATCTGGCCGCTGGATCCGATCAAGGACAGGCTGGTCACCACCCCGTTGACATTGCGGCGCGGCGATGCGGCTGCTGCGATCGCTGCCGCGCCCCGTCGGGTGAAAGGGCGCATGAAGCTTGGCGGACAGGACCACTTCTACCTCGAGGGCCAGGTGTCGTTGGCCCTGCCGGGCGAAGACGACGAAGTTACGGTCTATTGCTCAACCCAGGGGCCGAGCGAGACCCAGCATCTCGTTTCCCATGTGCTCGGCGTGCCGAGCCATGCGGTGACGGTCGAAGTTCGGCGCATGGGCGGCGGCTTCGGCGGCAAGGAAACTCAGGCCAACCAGTGCGCGGCAATCGCCGCGATCGCGGCCAAGAAGCACAAACGGGCCGTGAAGGTCAGGCTCGACCGCGACGAGGATATGACCGCCACCGGCAAGCGGCACGATTTCGCCATCGACTATGAGGTCGGCTTCGACAATGAGGGCAATATCCTCGGCGTCGACTTCATGTTCGCACTCAATGCCGGCTTTTCGGCCGACCTGTCCGGTCCGGTCGGCGACCGCGCGCTGTTCCATTGCGACAACGCCTATTTCTATCCGAACGTCCACGCCAAGTCGGCACCGCTTTACACCAACACCGTATCCAACACGGCCTTCCGCGGCTTCGGCGGCCCACAAGGCATGATCGGCGCCGAGCGCGTCATCGACGAGGTCGCGTTCGCAGTCGGCAAGGATCCGCTCGATATCCGCAAGCGGAATTTTTATGACCCGATGGAGGCGATCGGCGCGCGCTGCGTCACGCCCTATCACCAGAAGGTCGAAGACAACATCATCCAGCGCATCGTCGCCGAGCTTGAGGAAAGCGCCAACTATGCGCGGCGTCGGCGGGAGATACAGGCCTTCAACGCCAACAGCCGTTTCATCAAGCGCGGCTTGGCGCTGACCCCGGTCAAGTTCGGCATCTCCTTCACCAAGACCGAGTCCAACCAGGCCGGTGCGCTGGTGCATGTCTATGCCGACGGCTCGGTGCACATGAACCATGGCGGCACCGAAATGGGGCAGGGCCTGCACCTCAAGGTGGCACAGGTTGTGGCGGAGGAATTCCAGATCGATCTCGAGCGGGTGAAAATCACCGCCACCACCACCGCCAAGGTGCCGAACACGGCACCGACGGCGGCATCCTCCGGCGCTGACCTCAACGGCATGGCGGCGCAGAACGCCGCCCGCCAGATCCGCAAGCGGCTAACCGATTTCGCCGCCGAAAAGTATCAAGTGCCGGTCGACCAGGTGGTGTTCCTGCCCAATCGCGTCCGCGTCGGCAACCAGGAGGTCAGCTTCAACGACCTGGTCAAGCAGGCCTACATCGCGCGCGTCCAGCTTTCCGCTGCCGGCTTCTACAAGACGCCGAAAATCCATTGGGATCGCAGCAAGGGTCAGGGCCATGCCTTCTACTATTACGCCTATGGCGCGGCCTGTTCGGAAGTGTCGGTCGACACGCTGACCGGCGAATATGTCGTCGAGCGCGCCGACATCCTGCACGATTGTGGCCGTTCGCTGAACACGGCGATCGACATCGGCCAGGTCGAGGGTGGCTTCATCCAGGGCATGGGCTGGCTGACGACGGAGGAACTGTGGTGGGACGACAAGGGCCGGCTGCGCACGCACGCGCCGTCGACCTACAAGATCCCGCTCGCGTCCGACCGCCCGAAGATTTTCAACGTGGCGCTGACCGACTGGTCGCAGGCCTATGAGCCGACCATCCATCGCTCCAAGGCAGTCGGCGAGCCGCCGCTGCCGCACGGCATGTCGGTGCTGCACGCGCTGTCGGATGCAGTGGCCAGCGTCGCCGACCACAAGATCTGCCCGCGCCTCGATGCGCCGGCAACGCCGGAACGCGTGCTGATGGCGATCGAGAGGTTGAAGCGGGAAGCCGCAAAACTGGGCTGA
- a CDS encoding nucleoside deaminase → MTDISLIDRLLDVIEHDIVPKTADGVAHGNKLFGAAILRKDDRSLVLAETNNEIENPLWHGEVHCLKRFYEMPRAERVDTKDALFIATHEPCSLCLSAITWTGFDNFYYLFSHEDSRDSFAIPHDLKILKEVFTLDPGGYNAENAYWKSFSIRRLVRALPEADRQRLETRIGRISARYDELSGAYQASKAENDIPLN, encoded by the coding sequence ATGACCGACATTTCCCTAATCGACCGCCTGCTCGACGTCATCGAGCACGACATCGTGCCGAAGACGGCGGATGGCGTTGCCCACGGCAACAAGCTGTTCGGCGCCGCGATCCTGCGCAAGGACGATCGCTCGCTGGTGCTGGCCGAAACCAACAACGAGATCGAGAACCCGCTCTGGCATGGCGAGGTGCACTGCCTGAAGCGTTTCTACGAAATGCCCAGGGCCGAGCGTGTCGACACCAAGGACGCGCTTTTCATCGCCACGCACGAACCCTGCTCGCTCTGCCTGTCGGCGATCACCTGGACCGGCTTCGACAATTTCTACTATCTGTTCAGCCATGAGGATTCGCGCGACAGTTTTGCCATCCCGCACGATCTGAAAATCCTGAAAGAGGTCTTCACCCTCGACCCCGGCGGTTACAATGCCGAGAATGCCTATTGGAAGAGTTTTTCCATACGCAGGCTGGTGCGGGCGCTGCCCGAGGCCGACCGCCAGCGGCTGGAAACGCGTATCGGCAGGATTTCGGCCCGTTACGACGAGCTATCCGGCGCCTATCAGGCAAGCAAGGCCGAGAACGATATTCCGCTGAACTGA
- the xdhA gene encoding xanthine dehydrogenase small subunit produces the protein MAKISIRNEIRFILNGRDVVLSSVTPDATLLDWLRLDRSLRGTKEGCAEGDCGACTVLVGKLSAGGLVYESVNACIRFLGSLDGTHVVTVEHLRGEPGQLHPVQQAMVDFHGSQCGFCTPGFVMSLYGLWMKSPDPSNAAIEKTLQGNLCRCTGYEAIMRAAHAISSYGKAAKDPLAVERKAITARLEAMHDGARVEIGVGKARLIVPANVDDFAAVLDKEPGATIVAGSTDVGLWVTKHMRDISPVVFIGNLDGLCTISEDKGVISIGAGVTYTEAFSTLAKRIPALGPLFDRIGGEQVRNMGTIGGNIANGSPIGDTPPPLIALGARLTLRKGKKRRTIPLETFFIAYGKQDRQPGEFVEAVHVPVPAKGEKFAVYKITKRRDEDITAALGAFFLTLAKDGTVADVRIAYGGMAATPKRASAVEKALLGKPWSEETVETAMAEYARDFTPLTDMRASAEYRALAAKNLLLRFFVETTGTKAPFQVSRNEAA, from the coding sequence ATGGCCAAGATTTCCATCCGAAACGAGATCCGCTTCATCCTGAATGGCAGGGATGTCGTGCTGTCGTCGGTGACACCCGACGCGACCTTGCTCGACTGGCTTCGGCTCGACCGTTCGCTGCGCGGCACCAAGGAAGGCTGTGCCGAGGGCGATTGCGGCGCCTGCACGGTGCTGGTCGGCAAACTCTCGGCTGGTGGGCTGGTCTATGAAAGCGTCAATGCCTGCATCCGCTTCCTCGGCTCGCTCGACGGCACCCATGTCGTGACGGTCGAGCATCTGCGCGGCGAGCCTGGCCAGTTGCATCCCGTCCAGCAGGCGATGGTCGATTTCCACGGTTCGCAATGCGGTTTCTGCACGCCGGGCTTCGTCATGTCGCTCTACGGCCTGTGGATGAAATCGCCCGATCCGTCGAACGCGGCGATCGAAAAGACTTTGCAAGGCAATCTCTGCCGCTGCACCGGCTATGAGGCGATCATGCGTGCCGCGCACGCCATCTCCAGCTACGGCAAGGCGGCCAAGGATCCTCTGGCGGTGGAGCGCAAGGCAATCACGGCAAGGCTCGAAGCCATGCACGACGGCGCGCGGGTCGAGATCGGGGTCGGCAAGGCACGGCTCATCGTACCGGCCAATGTCGATGATTTCGCCGCCGTGCTCGACAAGGAACCCGGCGCCACCATCGTCGCCGGTTCGACCGATGTCGGCCTGTGGGTGACCAAGCACATGCGAGACATCTCGCCGGTGGTCTTCATCGGCAATCTCGACGGGCTGTGCACCATCTCCGAAGACAAGGGCGTGATATCAATCGGCGCCGGCGTCACCTACACCGAAGCCTTCTCGACGCTTGCTAAACGCATCCCGGCGCTTGGCCCGCTGTTCGACCGTATCGGCGGCGAACAGGTGCGCAACATGGGCACCATCGGCGGCAACATCGCCAACGGCTCGCCGATCGGCGACACGCCGCCGCCCTTGATCGCGCTCGGCGCGCGCCTGACGCTGCGCAAGGGCAAGAAGCGGCGGACGATCCCGCTGGAAACCTTCTTCATTGCCTATGGCAAGCAGGACCGGCAGCCGGGCGAGTTCGTCGAGGCGGTGCACGTGCCCGTGCCGGCCAAGGGAGAAAAATTTGCCGTCTACAAGATTACGAAGCGCCGCGACGAGGACATCACCGCAGCACTCGGCGCCTTCTTCCTGACGTTGGCCAAGGACGGCACGGTCGCGGATGTGCGCATTGCCTATGGCGGCATGGCTGCGACGCCGAAGCGGGCGTCTGCTGTCGAGAAGGCACTGCTCGGCAAGCCGTGGAGCGAAGAGACGGTTGAGACGGCGATGGCCGAATACGCCAGGGATTTCACACCGCTCACCGACATGCGGGCGTCAGCCGAATACCGGGCTCTGGCGGCGAAAAACCTATTGCTGCGCTTCTTTGTCGAAACCACGGGCACAAAGGCACCATTCCAGGTGTCACGCAACGAGGCGGCATGA
- a CDS encoding LLM class flavin-dependent oxidoreductase, with translation MSARQMKFGAFLWATGHHIAAWRHPKAHVTAGIDIDHYIQLARTAEAAKFDMIFCEDAAGLREANVGIASQTSRSIGFEPISLLSALAAQTSRIGLVSTASTSYNEPYGLARTFLSLDHLSGGRAGWNLVTSASPIEAANFGATGLKPHADRYERAREFAEVVTGLWHGKASGHDGQSFSVRDPLDLPRSPQGAPVMVQAGASDVGRDLAARTADVVFTAAQTFEEAKAFYDDLKGRMAAYGREPDDIKIMPGVSPVVAETEAEAREKHEELQALIPDDVGVALLSSYLSISDLWRYPIDGPLPELPESEGMKSRQALVVEQSRRDGLSIRQLARHFAGARGHWRIVGTAAQVADELQARFEGGAADGFNVMPSYFPGELDAFATLVVPELQRRGLFRRDYEGCTLRDHLGLRQPA, from the coding sequence ATGAGCGCGCGCCAGATGAAGTTCGGCGCCTTCCTGTGGGCGACGGGTCACCACATCGCCGCCTGGCGCCATCCCAAGGCGCATGTGACCGCCGGCATCGACATCGACCATTACATCCAGCTGGCGCGCACGGCGGAAGCGGCCAAGTTCGACATGATCTTCTGCGAGGACGCCGCCGGTCTGCGCGAGGCCAATGTCGGCATCGCCAGTCAGACGTCGCGTTCGATCGGCTTCGAGCCGATCAGCCTGCTTTCTGCGTTAGCTGCGCAGACCAGCCGCATCGGTCTCGTCTCCACGGCCTCGACGAGCTACAACGAGCCCTATGGCCTGGCGCGAACCTTCCTGTCACTCGACCATCTGAGCGGCGGCCGGGCCGGCTGGAACCTGGTGACATCGGCCAGTCCGATCGAAGCCGCCAATTTCGGCGCGACGGGCCTCAAGCCCCACGCCGACCGCTACGAGCGAGCGCGCGAATTCGCCGAGGTGGTCACCGGCCTTTGGCACGGCAAGGCTTCCGGTCACGACGGCCAGAGCTTTTCGGTGCGTGACCCGCTCGACCTGCCGCGGTCGCCGCAAGGTGCGCCTGTCATGGTCCAGGCCGGTGCCTCGGATGTCGGCCGCGACCTTGCCGCCCGCACCGCCGACGTGGTCTTCACGGCGGCGCAAACCTTCGAGGAAGCGAAGGCCTTCTACGACGATCTCAAGGGGCGCATGGCCGCCTATGGACGCGAACCCGACGACATCAAGATCATGCCCGGCGTCTCACCCGTGGTGGCGGAAACCGAGGCCGAAGCCCGGGAGAAGCATGAGGAGTTGCAGGCGCTGATCCCCGACGATGTCGGCGTAGCGCTGCTCTCCAGCTATCTCAGCATCTCCGATCTGTGGCGATATCCGATCGATGGGCCGCTGCCCGAACTGCCGGAGAGCGAAGGGATGAAAAGCCGGCAGGCGCTGGTCGTCGAGCAATCGCGCCGCGACGGCCTTTCCATTCGCCAGCTTGCCCGCCATTTCGCCGGGGCGCGCGGCCATTGGCGCATCGTCGGGACGGCGGCGCAGGTCGCCGACGAGTTGCAGGCGCGGTTCGAAGGGGGTGCTGCCGACGGCTTCAATGTCATGCCGTCCTATTTCCCCGGCGAACTCGATGCCTTTGCGACGCTGGTCGTGCCGGAACTGCAGCGGCGCGGCCTGTTCCGCAGGGATTATGAAGGCTGCACGCTGCGCGACCATCTGGGCCTGAGACAGCCGGCCTGA
- a CDS encoding bifunctional allantoicase/(S)-ureidoglycine aminohydrolase codes for MDTIRMPERTYYAPHGGHPGQTELLTGRAVFTEAYAVIPRGVMQDIVTSALPFWDKTRVWILSRPLSGFAETFSQYIVEVEPGGGSERPEPDAGAEGALFVVEGELTVLLGSKKHVLRPGGFAFLPPASGWIVRNEAKAAVRFHWIRKAYEAVDGLDTPEAFFTNEQDIAPSPMPGTEGRWATTRFVDPSDLRHDMHMTIVTLEPGAVIPFAETHVMEHGLYVLEGKAVYRLNQDWVEVEAGDYMWLRAFCPQACYAGGPGKFRYLLYKDVNRHAKLGGAGIGGRAR; via the coding sequence ATGGATACGATCAGGATGCCCGAGCGAACCTATTATGCGCCACATGGCGGCCATCCCGGCCAGACCGAGCTTTTGACCGGCCGTGCCGTCTTCACCGAGGCCTATGCGGTCATCCCCAGGGGCGTGATGCAGGACATCGTCACCAGCGCCTTGCCGTTCTGGGACAAGACCCGCGTCTGGATCCTGTCGCGCCCGCTGTCCGGCTTCGCCGAGACATTCTCGCAATATATCGTCGAGGTCGAGCCCGGCGGCGGCAGCGAACGGCCGGAACCCGATGCCGGCGCCGAGGGCGCCCTGTTCGTGGTCGAAGGCGAACTGACGGTTCTGCTGGGCAGCAAGAAGCACGTCTTGAGACCAGGCGGCTTTGCCTTCCTGCCCCCGGCCAGTGGCTGGATCGTTCGCAACGAGGCAAAGGCTGCTGTTCGTTTTCACTGGATTCGCAAGGCCTACGAGGCGGTCGACGGTCTCGACACGCCGGAAGCCTTCTTCACCAACGAGCAGGATATCGCGCCGTCGCCGATGCCGGGCACCGAGGGTCGCTGGGCAACGACACGCTTCGTTGATCCCTCTGATTTGCGCCACGACATGCACATGACCATCGTCACGCTCGAGCCCGGAGCCGTCATCCCCTTCGCCGAGACGCATGTCATGGAACACGGGCTCTACGTGCTCGAAGGCAAGGCGGTCTATCGTCTCAACCAGGACTGGGTCGAGGTCGAGGCGGGCGACTATATGTGGCTGCGCGCCTTCTGCCCGCAGGCCTGCTATGCCGGCGGCCCGGGCAAATTCCGCTATCTTCTCTACAAGGACGTCAACCGGCACGCCAAGCTCGGCGGGGCGGGCATTGGTGGTCGCGCGCGGTGA
- a CDS encoding ureidoglycolate lyase, producing the protein MTRIVARPLTREAFAPFGDVIDMGGDNHYPINGGKAERYHDLATAEAGGPNARVLISMVRGTPYELPLKLTMVERHPFGSQAFIPLSPRPFLVVVCHDGKEGPGDPHAFITAPGQGINYSRNLWHGVLTPLGKPQDFLIVDRGGDGSNLEEFHFSHAYEIHLP; encoded by the coding sequence GTGACCCGCATCGTCGCGCGACCGCTGACCCGTGAGGCCTTTGCCCCCTTCGGCGATGTCATCGACATGGGTGGCGACAACCACTACCCGATCAATGGCGGCAAGGCCGAGCGCTACCATGATCTTGCCACCGCTGAAGCAGGAGGGCCGAACGCTCGCGTGCTGATCTCGATGGTGCGCGGCACGCCTTACGAACTGCCGCTGAAATTGACCATGGTCGAGCGTCACCCCTTCGGCAGCCAGGCCTTTATTCCGCTGTCGCCGCGTCCGTTCCTGGTCGTCGTCTGCCATGACGGCAAGGAGGGGCCGGGCGACCCGCACGCCTTCATCACTGCGCCCGGACAAGGCATCAACTATTCCCGCAATCTCTGGCATGGCGTGCTGACGCCGCTCGGCAAGCCTCAGGATTTCCTGATCGTCGACCGTGGCGGTGACGGTTCCAATCTCGAAGAATTCCACTTCTCGCACGCCTACGAGATCCACCTTCCCTGA
- the xdhC gene encoding xanthine dehydrogenase accessory protein XdhC yields the protein MNSKVQSLKAFLASTPRLALVEVAGTKGSTPREKGAFMLVSRGAIFGTIGGGQLEYMAIDKARQMVASSPSTLWGGSAGKAGRGGGAAFEGAPPRTTASSDPPHKGEGKEARIEVDEVCATLDVPLGPEIGQCCGGRVEVLIRLVDAALAAELVAAAEAEEAHLPHVYIFGGGHVGQALASTIALLPVHAVVIETRAEALEGMPETVETRLTPMPEAEVRNAPAGTAFAILTHDHALDFLVVAEALKRDDAAYVGMIGSKTKKATFRNWFLKSAEGTEAEFARLVSPIGGDAVKDKRPPVIAALAAAEIMTALVVHTAASNAAHQVQQDKVMAG from the coding sequence ATGAACTCGAAAGTGCAAAGCCTGAAAGCCTTTCTTGCCAGCACCCCCCGGCTTGCGCTGGTCGAGGTGGCGGGCACCAAAGGCTCGACGCCGCGCGAGAAGGGCGCCTTCATGCTCGTCTCACGGGGGGCGATTTTCGGTACGATCGGCGGCGGCCAGCTCGAATACATGGCCATCGACAAAGCCCGGCAGATGGTAGCGTCTTCACCCTCCACCTTGTGGGGAGGGTCGGCCGGCAAAGCCGGCCGGGGTGGGGGTGCGGCGTTCGAAGGCGCCCCACCCCGGACGACTGCGTCGTCCGACCCTCCCCACAAGGGGGAGGGTAAAGAAGCCCGCATCGAGGTCGATGAAGTCTGCGCCACACTCGACGTCCCGCTCGGGCCGGAGATCGGCCAATGCTGTGGCGGGCGTGTCGAAGTCTTGATCCGGCTTGTCGATGCCGCGCTCGCTGCCGAACTGGTTGCGGCCGCGGAGGCCGAGGAAGCGCATCTGCCGCATGTCTACATCTTCGGCGGCGGCCATGTCGGACAGGCGCTAGCGTCAACGATTGCGCTGCTTCCCGTTCATGCAGTCGTCATCGAGACCCGCGCCGAGGCGCTGGAAGGCATGCCGGAAACCGTCGAGACGCGGCTGACGCCGATGCCCGAGGCCGAGGTGCGCAACGCTCCCGCCGGCACCGCCTTCGCCATCCTCACCCATGACCATGCGCTGGATTTCCTGGTCGTCGCCGAAGCGCTGAAGCGCGACGACGCAGCCTATGTCGGTATGATCGGCTCGAAAACCAAGAAAGCGACCTTCAGGAACTGGTTCCTGAAATCCGCTGAAGGGACAGAAGCGGAGTTTGCCCGTCTCGTCTCGCCGATCGGCGGCGACGCGGTCAAGGACAAGCGCCCGCCGGTGATTGCCGCACTTGCGGCAGCCGAGATCATGACGGCGCTGGTGGTTCACACCGCAGCGTCAAATGCCGCCCATCAGGTCCAGCAGGACAAGGTGATGGCCGGTTAG